In Solanum lycopersicum chromosome 5, SLM_r2.1, the following are encoded in one genomic region:
- the LOC101248878 gene encoding putative MO25-like protein At5g47540, whose translation MKGLLFKSKPKTPVELVRQTRDLLMYTQRNSDIRESKREEKMMELSKTMRDLKCVLYGNGQSEPVSDACSQLTQEFFREDTLRLLINMLPKLNLEARKDATQVVANLQRQQVQSRLIACDYLEANIDLMDILVAGYENIELALHYGTMLRECIRHQSVARYVLESEHVKKFFDYIQLPNFDIAADAAATFKELLTRHKSTVAEFLSKNYDWFFAEYNSKLLESSNYITRRQAIKLLGDILLDRSNAAVMTRYVSSRDNLRILMNLLRESSKSIQIEAFHVFKLFAANKNKPSDIVSILIANRSKLLRLFADFKTDKEDEQFEADKAQVVKEIAALETKELS comes from the exons ATGAAGGGTTTATTATTCAAATCAAAGCCGAAAACTCCGGTTGAACTTGTTCGTCAAACTCGTGATCTCCTTATGTATACACAGCGTAATTCTGATATCCGCGAGAGCAAGCGAGAAGAAAAG ATGATGGAGTTAAGCAAGACAATGCGGGACTTGAAGTGCGTTCTTTACGGGAATGGTCAATCAGAACCTGTCTCTGATGCATGTTCTCAGCTGACTCAAGAATTCTTTAGAGAAGACACCCTACGGCTGCTGATTAATATGCTTCCAAAACTGAATTTAGAG GCTCGGAAAGATGCTACTCAAGTAGTTGCAAATCTGCAAAGACAACAGGTTCAATCGCGGTTGATTGCTTGTGATTACTTGGAAGCAAACATTGATCTGATGGATATATTAGTAGCAGG GTATGAGAATATAGAACTGGCTTTGCATTATGGTACAATGCTAAGGGAATGCATTCGACACCAGAGTGTTGCAAG GTATGTCTTGGAATCAGAGCATGTGAAGAAGTTTTTTGATTATATTCAGCTGCCAAATTTTGATATTGCTGCTGATGCCGCTGCAACTTTTAAG GAACTCTTGACGAGGCACAAATCAACAGTAGCTGAGTTTCTTTCGAAGAATTATGACTGG TTCTTTGCCGAGTATAACTCCAAACTGCTAGAGTCCAGTAATTACATCACCAGAAGGCAAGCTATCAAG CTGTTGGGAGACATCCTGCTCGACCGCTCAAATGCTGCAGTAATGACGCGTTATGTTAGTTCAAGAGACAACTTAAGGATCCTTATGAACCTTCTCAGG GAGTCAAGCAAGAGTATCCAGATAGAAGCATTCCATGTTTTCAAG TTATTTGCTGCAAACAAGAACAAGCCTTCAGATATTGTTAGCATCCTCATCGCAAATAGAAGCAAGCTTCTGCGCCTCTTTGCCGATTTCAAGACTGACAAAG AGGATGAGCAATTTGAGGCTGACAAAGCACAAGTTGTCAAAGAAATTGCAGCCCTTGAAACCAAGGAACTCTCTTGA
- the LOC101248579 gene encoding uncharacterized protein, translating to MEALKECRANLLVYLHPSNAKNVETAVYRELSSLLFKFNEALDGVVLTYEPKFSSNLARILPGIHPYFGVKLEAKLLLFNPKPEMLLEGEVVKVGQQSIHIVVLGFSSAVIADEDIREDFKYKIKHGKEVFVSRSNKKHRIKVGTTLRFSVKNFDEEILHMCGSLIPDNTGNIQWLETKAEESQAYSITEKRIGNKRAAELLEPDNLVPYKGKLKSENHIKKSKRSKSRDS from the exons ATGGAGGCTCTGAAAGAGTGTAGGGCGAATTTGCTTGTGTATTTACATCCATCTAACGCCAAAAATGTCGAAACCGCAGTTTATCGCGAACTCAGTTCACTGCTTTTCAA GTTTAATGAAGCTTTAGATGGTGTGGTATTGACTTATGAACCCAAGTTCAGTAGCAATTTGGCTAGAATTCTTCCAGGAATTCACCCTTATTTTGGTGTGAAACTTGAAGCAAAATTGCTACTTTTTAATCCAAAGCCAGAAATGCTATTAG AAGGTGAGGTCGTTAAAGTTGGCCAGCAGTCTATTCACATAGTTGTTCTTGGTTTTTCTTCGGCTGTCATAGCAGATGAGGACATTCGAGAAGATTTCAAGTATAAAATT AAACACGGGAAAGAAGTTTTTGTTAGCAGATCAAACAAGAAACACAGGATCAAAGTGGGAACTACTCTACGGTTCTCAGTTAAGAA ttttgatgaagAGATACTACATATGTGTGGGTCATTAATTCCAGATAACACAGGAAATATTCAATGGTTGGAAACGAAAGCAGAAGAGTCTCAAGCTTACAG CATTACGGAGAAGAGGATAGGCAACAAAAGGGCTGCTGAATTGCTTGAGCCAGATAACTTAGTACCCTACAAGGGAAAGCTGAAATCTGAAAATCatattaagaaatcaaaaaGATCTAAAAGCAGAGACAGCTGA
- the LOC101248300 gene encoding ras-related protein RABA5a, whose translation MAHNSEEEKKEDYLFKIVLIGDSAVGKSNLLARFARDEFYPNSKSTIGVEFQTQKININGKEVKAQIWDTAGQERFRAVTSAYYRGAVGALLVYDISRRLTFDNIDRWLNELQTHSDMNVVIILVGNKSDLKDAREVTTAEGKALAEAKGLFFIETSALDSSNVTSAFQTVVREIYNILSRKVIQSQELQKKDSGRLANGKSVVLQADEGNEDTVADTKKGGCCSS comes from the exons ATGGCACACAATTCcgaggaagaaaaaaaagaggacTACCTTTTCAAGATTGTATTGATTGGTGATTCTGCAGTTGGTAAATCGAATTTGCTTGCTAGATTTGCTAGAGATGAATTCTATCCAAACTCAAAATCGACAATTGGAGTAGAATTTCAGACTCAAAAGATAAACATAAATGGGAAGGAGGTTAAAGCGCAGATATGGGATACGGCTGGTCAAGAACGATTTAGAGCAGTTACTTCTGCATATTACAGAGGTGCAGTTGGAGCTCTTCTGGTTTATGATATTAGTAGGCGCCTGACTTTCGATAACATTGATCGATGGCTTAACGAGCTTCAGA CTCATTCGGACATGAATGTGGTTATAATACTCGTTGGCAACAAGTCTGATCTCAAAGACGCCAGGGAAGTTACAACAGCGGAAGGCAAAGCCTTGGCTGAGGCGAAAGGTCTATTTTTCATCGAAACTTCAGCTTTGGATTCATCGAATGTAACGTCTGCTTTCCAGACAGTTGTTAGGGAGATCTATAATATTCTGAGCAGAAAAGTCATTCAATCTCAAGAGCTCCAGAAAAAGGACTCGGGGCGGCTAGCAAATGGTAAGTCTGTGGTTTTGCAGGCTGATGAAGGAAATGAAGATACAGTTGCAGATACAAAGAAAGGTGGATGTTGTTCATCTTAA
- the LOC101247427 gene encoding scarecrow-like protein 13 gives MRASQIPQSSGGVHKLCHQPTANFEQYYSPYHVVNNNSSDTSSSGTQLSYQTQNDKFFTLDSLPDAGYVSYDSPPAVSVSSNWSPFSPQCSQSYISDQHHSSDNTYGSPLSGCSVINDGNELKHVLREMANNLLGPGFDIDEDSSCSFNGEVSKPSKWNRVLEIAPSLDMKELLLACAEAISDVEVTARDAQMNVLEQKVSDADVTARDALMNVLEQKVSVSGEPMQRLSAYMLEGLKARIYSSGSNIYKMLKCKEPTGSELISYMQVLYHICPYYRFAYTSANVVIEEAMRNESRIHIIDFQIAQGSQWVFLMQNLARRPGGPPSVHITGVDDSQSAHARGGGLHLVGERLAKAAASCGVPFEFHAAAISGCEVHLENLQMRHGEALAVNFPYVLHHMPDESVTTVNHRDRLLRLVKSLSPEIVTLVEQESNTNTSAFLPRFRETLDYYTAMFESIAAGRPGDDKQRINAEAHCVARDIVNIIACEGADRVERHEVFGKWSMRLTMAGFTPCPLSPSVGEAINGVLKEFSPNYRLAESKGALYLGWKNRALATSSAWR, from the coding sequence ATGCGCGCATCCCAGATACCTCAATCATCAGGCGGAGTTCACAAGTTGTGCCATCAGCCAACGGCGAACTTTGAGCAATATTATAGCCCTTACCATGTAGTTAACAACAATTCCAGCGATACTAGCAGCTCGGGGACACAGCTCTCTTATCAGACACAGAATGATAAGTTTTTCACTCTTGACTCACTTCCTGATGCTGGTTACGTTAGCTATGATTCGCCTCCTGCTGTAAGCGTCTCGTCCAACTGGAGTCCGTTCTCTCCTCAGTGTTCTCAGTCGTACATATCGGATCAGCACCATTCCTCAGACAACACTTATGGTTCACCTTTGAGCGGGTGTTCAGTAATTAATGATGGGAATGAACTGAAGCATGTGCTAAGGGAGATGGCGAATAATTTGCTAGGGCCTGGTTTTGATATTGATGAAGACAGCAGTTGTTCTTTCAATGGTGAGGTCTCAAAACCTTCAAAGTGGAATCGCGTATTGGAAATTGCACCGAGCTTGGACATGAAAGAGCTGCTTCTTGCGTGTGCTGAAGCAATATCGGATGTCGAAGTCACAGCTAGAGATGCTCAGATGAATGTCTTAGAGCAAAAGGTATCGGATGCTGATGTGACAGCTAGAGATGCTCTGATGAATGTCTTGGAGCAAAAGGTATCAGTTTCCGGGGAACCTATGCAACGATTAAGCGCATACATGTTGGAAGGACTCAAAGCAAGAATATATTCTTCGGGAAGTAACATCTACAAAATGCTCAAGTGCAAGGAACCAACTGGTTCAGAATTGATCTCTTACATGCAAGTCCTCTATCACATCTGCCCCTACTACAGATTCGCTTACACATCCGCCAACGTTGTGATTGAAGAAGCCATGAGGAATGAGAGCAGAATCCatataattgattttcaaattgcACAAGGAAGTCAATGGGTGTTCCTTATGCAAAATCTTGCTCGTCGGCCTGGCGGACCCCCTTCTGTCCACATCACAGGTGTTGATGATTCCCAATCAGCTCATGCACGCGGTGGTGGACTTCACCTAGTAGGCGAAAGGCTAGCGAAAGCTGCTGCATCATGTGGAGTGCCTTTTGAATTCCATGCTGCTGCTATATCGGGCTGTGAGGTTCATCTAGAAAACCTTCAAATGAGACATGGAGAAGCCTTGGCAGTTAACTTCCCGTACGTGCTGCACCACATGCCAGACGAGAGTGTAACCACTGTAAACCATCGAGACCGTCTACTCAGATTGGTTAAGAGCTTGTCCCCGGAAATAGTCACCCTTGTTGAACAAGAATCCAACACCAACACTTCTGCTTTCCTTCCAAGATTCCGTGAAACTCTGGATTACTACACCGCAATGTTTGAGTCAATTGCTGCAGGTCGCCCGGGGGATGACAAGCAAAGGATCAATGCAGAGGCGCATTGTGTGGCACGAGACATTGTCAACATTATAGCATGCGAGGGGGCTGACAGAGTGGAAAGACACGAAGTTTTTGGAAAGTGGAGTATGAGACTTACAATGGCTGGATTTACTCCATGCCCCTTGAGTCCATCAGTTGGTGAAGCCATCAACGGCGTGTTGAAAGAGTTCAGCCCAAATTATCGACTTGCAGAGAGCAAAGGCGCGCTTTATCTTGGATGGAAGAACAGAGCTTTAGCGACTTCTTCAGCTTGGAGATGA